The following proteins are encoded in a genomic region of Spartobacteria bacterium:
- a CDS encoding dihydrolipoyl dehydrogenase — translation MKTYDFIVIGSGGGLKFAMAAAAEGHRVALIEASKLGGTCLNRGCIPSKLMIYPADVLELFHRAKKLNIKGGTPGRIDFSELMTRVNQTTDRISDSIGSHLNQNDAIDRYAGFGTFTGPHIVEVHGEVVTAPRILVATGSTPLIPSITGLSDVPYMTSEEALRQRTRPDRMIIIGAGYIATELGHAYGSFGCETHFVVRSNLLRHEDQQIQTLFRDEFGKRHHIHRPYTPLSVRYDAGEGLFTMVLQHVTEKTTKEITADALLVATGVVPQTAGLQLDRAGIQCNPSGYISVNERFETTTEGIYAVGDCVGNYLFRHSVNREVDYLIESLLHGSDAPFSYGPMPHAVFTVPEIAGAGMTEQQAQQELADFVVGYAELADSNMGMARQLDYGFCKLIVDAENQTIAGVQMIGEDVSTLVQIPLTVMYHGGTVEDLLDVVYIHPAYPEVIRDAARDAVKKLKNCKQ, via the coding sequence ATGAAGACCTATGATTTTATCGTGATCGGTTCCGGAGGCGGTCTAAAATTTGCCATGGCCGCAGCGGCGGAAGGGCATCGCGTTGCCCTGATTGAAGCCTCAAAACTCGGAGGAACCTGTCTGAATCGCGGATGCATCCCTTCTAAACTGATGATTTACCCGGCCGATGTGCTTGAGCTCTTTCACAGAGCAAAAAAACTTAATATAAAAGGCGGAACACCCGGCCGCATTGATTTTTCGGAACTGATGACACGGGTGAACCAAACGACCGACCGGATATCTGACTCCATTGGCAGTCATCTCAATCAAAATGACGCCATTGACCGCTATGCCGGATTTGGCACGTTCACCGGTCCGCACATCGTCGAAGTCCATGGCGAAGTAGTGACAGCACCCCGCATTTTGGTGGCGACAGGCTCCACTCCGCTCATCCCCTCCATAACAGGATTGAGCGACGTTCCCTATATGACCAGTGAAGAGGCACTTCGCCAACGCACACGCCCCGACCGTATGATCATTATAGGAGCCGGGTATATCGCCACCGAACTGGGACACGCCTATGGATCATTCGGTTGTGAAACACATTTTGTTGTACGCAGCAACCTGTTACGCCATGAAGACCAGCAGATACAGACCCTTTTTCGCGACGAATTTGGTAAAAGACATCATATTCATCGCCCCTATACCCCCCTCTCTGTCAGGTACGATGCCGGTGAGGGACTTTTTACCATGGTGCTGCAACATGTCACTGAAAAGACCACCAAAGAAATCACCGCTGACGCACTGCTGGTAGCCACCGGCGTCGTTCCTCAAACAGCAGGACTGCAACTGGATCGGGCTGGCATTCAATGCAATCCATCCGGATATATTTCTGTTAATGAACGATTTGAAACCACAACGGAAGGTATTTATGCGGTGGGTGACTGCGTGGGAAACTACCTGTTTCGCCACAGTGTGAACCGTGAGGTCGATTATTTGATTGAATCACTGCTGCATGGGTCGGACGCCCCCTTTTCTTATGGCCCGATGCCCCACGCAGTCTTTACAGTTCCTGAAATCGCGGGGGCCGGTATGACGGAACAACAGGCGCAGCAAGAACTCGCGGACTTTGTTGTGGGTTATGCCGAACTGGCAGACAGCAACATGGGAATGGCACGACAACTGGATTACGGGTTCTGCAAATTAATCGTCGATGCCGAAAACCAGACCATCGCCGGTGTTCAAATGATTGGAGAAGACGTTTCGACGCTTGTTCAAATTCCGCTAACGGTAATGTACCATGGTGGAACCGTCGAGGATCTGCTTGATGTGGTCTATATTCACCCCGCCTATCCAGAAGTCATACGCGATGCGGCCCGCGATGCGGTAAAGAAGCTAAAAAACTGTAAACAATAG
- a CDS encoding OmpA family protein produces MNNSKCDQGGITVLKTLSRVFVVGAVAWTCGSAQAENDLFKEAPWTISPGIGYTLREGDEPVEDSMFLSLKLGYDFNPRWTFEWDLNIMPTLEHRTWESQKKFQVSNDTWGVRSGFDAMFHLRNIDDLHFDPYIEGGLGLTYYGEDLGDGKVVPSVQGGVGFFYHFDDSWALRADYRYEFISIETHRLAMENHNMISVSANYRFGTERKPRYELLGGQMDSDGDGLFDEEEPVYGTDYMDPDTDKDGLSDGDEVKVHKTDPLNPDTDMDMLTDGEEVNQFSTNPLLLDTDNGGVSDGHEVLDDSTNPLDPADDLILYSLDIKFEYDKAVVAPQYYDQLEAVVKVMQRDPGSTAKVEGHADKRPRSSRTYNQKLSEKRAKAVVDYLVSMGIDRNRLDYQGFGFDRPVAPNDTEENMRKNRRTDVYINSPMRKAGITPEDGMTEEVFEEDIYVE; encoded by the coding sequence ATGAATAATAGTAAATGTGATCAAGGAGGCATTACCGTGTTAAAAACGTTGTCTAGAGTTTTTGTTGTCGGTGCCGTGGCATGGACCTGTGGATCAGCTCAGGCTGAGAATGATTTGTTTAAGGAAGCACCGTGGACGATCAGTCCGGGGATTGGATATACCTTACGTGAAGGCGATGAGCCGGTTGAAGACAGCATGTTTCTTTCTTTGAAACTGGGCTATGACTTTAATCCCCGCTGGACCTTTGAGTGGGATTTAAACATCATGCCGACGCTGGAACACCGCACATGGGAATCGCAAAAAAAATTCCAGGTCAGTAATGACACTTGGGGGGTGCGCTCGGGTTTTGACGCCATGTTCCACCTGCGCAATATCGATGATCTGCATTTTGACCCCTATATCGAAGGAGGTCTGGGCTTGACGTACTACGGTGAAGACCTCGGCGACGGGAAAGTGGTTCCTTCCGTTCAGGGCGGTGTCGGATTTTTCTATCACTTCGATGATTCATGGGCTCTGCGTGCCGATTACCGATATGAATTTATCTCCATCGAAACACATCGTCTCGCCATGGAAAACCACAACATGATCAGTGTTTCTGCTAATTACCGTTTTGGCACTGAACGCAAGCCTCGTTACGAACTGCTTGGCGGCCAGATGGATAGCGATGGAGACGGTTTATTCGATGAAGAAGAACCCGTGTACGGCACCGATTATATGGATCCCGATACCGATAAAGACGGATTGAGCGACGGGGATGAAGTGAAAGTGCATAAAACCGACCCGCTGAATCCCGATACCGATATGGATATGCTTACCGATGGCGAAGAAGTGAATCAGTTCAGCACCAATCCGCTCCTGCTCGATACCGATAACGGCGGCGTCAGTGACGGACACGAAGTACTGGATGACAGCACCAATCCGCTGGATCCGGCCGATGATTTGATTCTTTATTCGCTGGATATCAAATTCGAGTACGATAAAGCTGTTGTTGCGCCACAATATTACGACCAGCTCGAAGCGGTGGTTAAAGTGATGCAGCGTGATCCCGGCTCGACAGCCAAAGTGGAAGGTCATGCTGACAAGCGTCCGCGCTCTTCCAGAACATACAATCAGAAGCTCTCTGAAAAACGCGCGAAAGCCGTTGTGGACTATTTGGTGAGCATGGGGATTGATCGCAATCGCCTGGATTACCAGGGTTTCGGATTTGACCGCCCGGTGGCCCCCAATGATACCGAAGAAAATATGCGTAAAAACCGGCGAACAGATGTTTATATTAATTCGCCCATGCGTAAAGCCGGTATCACTCCAGAGGATGGTATGACTGAAGAGGTCTTTGAAGAAGATATCTACGTAGAATAA
- a CDS encoding zinc ribbon domain-containing protein encodes MPLYEYIAVDKSCAWCKNGFEHLAKCTDPALTLCPKCGQAVRKVFSVPAVGRSASGLDDRAKSAGFHKLKKLGSGEYEKQY; translated from the coding sequence ATGCCGCTCTACGAATATATCGCAGTGGATAAATCCTGTGCCTGGTGCAAAAATGGATTTGAACATTTGGCAAAATGCACTGATCCAGCCCTTACCTTGTGTCCTAAATGCGGGCAGGCTGTACGTAAGGTGTTTTCAGTTCCTGCGGTGGGGCGATCGGCCAGCGGACTGGATGACCGGGCAAAATCCGCCGGATTTCATAAATTGAAAAAATTGGGATCCGGCGAATACGAAAAACAATATTAA
- a CDS encoding DUF4214 domain-containing protein, translating to MGNITMKKRFMIYIVALSAFLAAGSLCARADQVDTVISRAYEDLLNRKPDPSGLRRYHIKMIDDGWSEEDVRKDIRSSQEYRGKGVDDVIRRAYEDLLDRKADSAGFNFYKKQMIDKGWSERDVRDALRNSEEYKKKHR from the coding sequence ATGGGAAACATCACCATGAAAAAAAGGTTTATGATTTATATTGTGGCTCTGAGTGCGTTTTTAGCTGCAGGCTCCTTGTGCGCCAGAGCCGATCAGGTTGATACAGTTATCAGTCGGGCTTATGAAGATTTACTGAATCGCAAACCTGACCCATCGGGTTTACGACGCTATCATATCAAAATGATCGACGACGGCTGGAGTGAAGAGGATGTACGCAAGGATATCCGCAGCAGTCAGGAATACAGAGGCAAAGGCGTAGATGATGTAATCCGCCGTGCTTACGAAGATTTGCTTGATCGTAAAGCGGATTCAGCAGGGTTTAATTTCTATAAAAAACAGATGATTGATAAAGGCTGGTCCGAACGAGATGTTCGCGATGCCCTACGCAACAGTGAAGAATATAAGAAAAAACACCGTTAA
- a CDS encoding elongation factor P, with product MKASALKKGHVIDIEGTPHVVENITVQSPSARGSATLYKVRYRNVQTKQKVDNSYRGDDTLKEADFDVREAQYLYNSNGLYTFMDLEDYSQVELVADDLTDVIPFLVEDMEGIKLMISYEKVLGVSVPDVVELQIVECEPSIRGASATARSKPATLQTGLIVQVPEYISPEEIIRVDTRTQEFLSRA from the coding sequence ATTAAAGCATCCGCATTAAAAAAGGGGCATGTCATTGATATCGAAGGCACGCCGCATGTTGTAGAAAATATTACCGTTCAGTCGCCGTCGGCTCGCGGCAGTGCAACGCTGTATAAAGTTCGATACAGAAATGTTCAGACTAAACAGAAGGTCGACAACAGCTATCGTGGTGATGATACGTTGAAAGAGGCTGACTTCGATGTTCGAGAAGCGCAGTACCTTTACAACAGCAATGGGTTATATACTTTTATGGATTTGGAGGATTACTCACAGGTTGAATTGGTTGCCGATGATTTGACCGATGTGATTCCATTTCTCGTCGAAGATATGGAAGGTATTAAACTCATGATTTCCTATGAAAAAGTATTGGGTGTAAGCGTTCCTGATGTGGTTGAACTGCAAATTGTCGAATGCGAACCGTCGATTCGCGGTGCATCTGCGACGGCTCGGAGTAAACCGGCTACGCTGCAGACGGGACTGATTGTTCAGGTTCCTGAATATATTTCACCGGAAGAGATAATCCGCGTCGATACGCGTACGCAGGAATTTTTGTCCAGGGCATAG
- the pepF gene encoding oligoendopeptidase F, translated as MVMAEKVPERSDVAVESTWDLTRMFSDNEAWFKSFETVDGLLQDVLALKGQLSTAETLADLLEKSTAMERVLDQLYVFAHLREDENTADPESQERIARIRAKYTEIGAQCAWVEPEILSHDIAELKIWANAPCLANEQKFMQSMILQKPHVLSEKEETLLSKAGELFSAPQQIYGYLTNADLTFESITDENGELVEMSDGRYSRFLRSVHRDVRSAAFSSMYKSYIGMKNTLAATLSTTVKKHNFSADIRGHASALDAALFSDQIPAEVYRSLIQGVREKALPPYFDYLSLRRRKLGVKSLDMYDMYVPIIANCDRSIPFSEARQYVLDACLPLGDTYQKQLKQAFDHRWIDIYENKGKRSGAYSSGCYDSVPYLLLNYSGTIGDVFTLAHELGHSMHTWLANQQQPPRQAGYPIFLAEIASTLNETLLLHHLLGQANDESFKAYLLNYYCDNFKGTVIRQTMFAEFELLVHELDNDGVPLTAQTLSDRYYALNKDYFGDSITADKRIAYEWARIPHFYYNFYVYKYATSFCASQYFAGKIINNSQNAVDNYLNLLQSGGSDFPLALLRQAGIDMCSPSVFEEATQTFAQTVKDLCSMIS; from the coding sequence ATGGTAATGGCAGAAAAGGTTCCCGAACGTAGTGATGTTGCCGTTGAATCCACCTGGGATTTGACTCGTATGTTTTCAGATAATGAAGCGTGGTTTAAATCCTTTGAAACCGTCGATGGGTTGCTGCAAGATGTTCTGGCTCTAAAAGGGCAGCTGTCAACTGCCGAGACGCTGGCTGATTTACTGGAAAAAAGTACAGCAATGGAGCGCGTACTGGATCAACTTTACGTGTTCGCTCATTTGCGTGAAGACGAAAATACTGCGGATCCAGAATCTCAAGAGCGCATCGCACGGATTCGTGCAAAATATACGGAAATCGGAGCGCAGTGCGCATGGGTTGAGCCTGAAATTCTGTCACACGATATCGCAGAACTCAAGATCTGGGCAAACGCCCCCTGTCTTGCGAACGAACAGAAGTTCATGCAATCAATGATTCTGCAAAAGCCTCATGTGTTGAGCGAAAAAGAGGAAACATTGCTTAGTAAAGCCGGTGAATTATTCTCGGCACCCCAGCAGATTTATGGCTACTTGACCAACGCCGATTTGACCTTTGAATCGATTACGGATGAAAACGGTGAGCTCGTCGAAATGTCCGACGGACGCTATAGCCGGTTTCTACGCAGTGTTCATCGTGATGTCCGTTCTGCCGCATTTTCTTCGATGTATAAATCGTATATTGGAATGAAAAACACCCTGGCAGCGACCCTTTCAACCACTGTCAAAAAACATAATTTCAGTGCGGACATCCGCGGCCATGCATCGGCACTTGATGCCGCACTTTTCTCGGATCAGATCCCCGCCGAGGTCTACAGGAGCCTGATTCAGGGGGTTCGCGAAAAGGCGTTACCGCCCTATTTTGACTATTTGTCACTTCGACGCCGAAAACTGGGTGTGAAGTCGCTGGATATGTACGATATGTATGTACCCATTATTGCGAATTGCGATCGATCCATTCCTTTTTCTGAAGCCCGCCAATATGTGCTGGATGCCTGCCTTCCTCTGGGTGACACGTATCAGAAACAGCTGAAACAGGCCTTTGATCATCGCTGGATCGATATCTATGAAAACAAAGGGAAACGATCAGGGGCTTACTCCAGCGGATGTTATGATTCTGTACCCTATCTGCTGTTGAATTACAGCGGAACCATCGGCGATGTATTTACTCTGGCTCACGAACTGGGGCATTCCATGCACACATGGCTGGCCAATCAGCAGCAACCGCCTCGACAGGCGGGATATCCCATCTTTCTGGCTGAAATCGCATCGACATTGAATGAAACATTGCTGCTTCATCATTTATTGGGGCAGGCCAATGACGAGTCATTTAAGGCATACCTGCTGAATTACTACTGCGATAATTTCAAAGGAACCGTTATCCGGCAAACCATGTTTGCCGAATTTGAACTGCTTGTCCATGAGCTCGACAACGATGGCGTTCCCCTGACTGCACAAACCTTGTCGGATCGTTATTATGCATTAAATAAGGATTACTTTGGCGACAGCATCACGGCCGATAAGCGCATTGCCTACGAATGGGCGCGTATCCCTCATTTTTATTACAATTTCTATGTGTATAAATACGCAACCAGTTTCTGTGCGTCGCAGTATTTCGCGGGGAAAATCATAAATAACAGTCAGAATGCCGTGGACAACTATCTTAATCTGTTGCAATCCGGCGGCTCAGATTTCCCTCTGGCTCTACTCCGCCAGGCCGGAATAGATATGTGTTCGCCCAGCGTATTTGAAGAGGCAACACAAACCTTCGCCCAAACAGTAAAAGATCTTTGCAGTATGATAAGTTAG